The following are encoded together in the Bradyrhizobium sp. CCGUVB1N3 genome:
- a CDS encoding solute carrier family 23 protein, translated as MATGSDEHASGYFPRWKLKTSGVILPEERLPWGQTIIASLQHGVAMSGATIIAPLLMGFDPNLALFFSGAGTLIFFTVVAGRVPSYLGSSFAFIAVVIAATGYSGKGPNPNIDVALGGIVGAGVLYGIIALIVMWAGVGWVERLMPPVVTGAVVAAIGLNLAPVAVKAVSAGAFDTWVGLLTVLIIGLTAVAAPGLWRRLPIIVGAIGGYLLYLLLANGFGLGKPIDFTQLSAAPWIGLPKFTTPTFHADAIFLIAPVAIILVAENLGHIKAIGAMTGRSLDGYLGRAFLGDSLATIVSACGGGTGVTTYAENIGVMAATKVYSTLLFAVTSVVSILLGFSPKFGALILSIPGPVIGGLSIVLFGLIAAMAGRIWVENKVDFSAPRNLITVAVALTAGAGDLTLKFGAFTMGGIGTATFGAIVLYQVLATKNEGNGSVTPPAAQAR; from the coding sequence ATGGCCACGGGCTCCGATGAGCATGCAAGCGGCTACTTTCCGCGCTGGAAGCTGAAGACGTCGGGCGTGATCCTGCCCGAGGAGCGGCTGCCCTGGGGCCAGACCATCATTGCCAGCCTCCAGCATGGCGTCGCGATGTCCGGGGCGACGATCATCGCGCCGCTGCTGATGGGGTTCGACCCAAATCTGGCGCTGTTCTTTTCCGGCGCCGGTACGCTGATCTTCTTTACGGTCGTTGCCGGACGCGTGCCGAGCTATCTCGGCTCCAGCTTCGCCTTCATTGCCGTCGTTATCGCGGCGACCGGCTATTCCGGGAAGGGACCGAATCCGAATATCGATGTCGCGCTCGGCGGCATCGTCGGTGCCGGCGTGCTCTACGGCATCATTGCGCTGATCGTGATGTGGGCCGGCGTCGGCTGGGTCGAACGCCTGATGCCGCCGGTCGTCACGGGCGCGGTGGTCGCCGCGATCGGTCTCAATCTCGCGCCGGTGGCCGTGAAGGCCGTGAGTGCAGGCGCGTTCGACACCTGGGTCGGACTGTTGACTGTTCTGATCATCGGCCTGACCGCGGTGGCGGCTCCGGGATTGTGGCGCCGGCTGCCGATCATCGTCGGCGCCATCGGCGGCTATCTCCTTTATCTCCTGCTCGCCAATGGTTTCGGTCTGGGCAAGCCGATCGATTTCACCCAGCTTTCGGCCGCGCCATGGATCGGCCTGCCAAAATTCACGACGCCGACCTTCCATGCCGACGCGATCTTCCTGATCGCGCCGGTCGCGATCATCCTGGTCGCCGAGAATCTCGGCCACATTAAAGCCATCGGAGCGATGACCGGCCGAAGTCTGGATGGCTATCTCGGCCGCGCATTCCTCGGCGACAGCCTCGCGACGATCGTTTCGGCCTGCGGCGGCGGCACCGGCGTCACCACCTATGCCGAAAACATTGGCGTCATGGCGGCGACGAAGGTCTATTCGACGCTACTATTCGCGGTGACGTCCGTGGTGTCGATCCTGCTCGGCTTTTCGCCGAAATTCGGCGCGCTGATCCTGTCGATCCCGGGTCCCGTGATTGGCGGCCTGTCGATCGTGCTGTTCGGCCTGATCGCGGCGATGGCTGGGCGAATCTGGGTCGAGAACAAGGTCGACTTCTCCGCCCCCCGCAACCTGATCACGGTCGCCGTTGCGCTCACCGCCGGCGCTGGCGATCTCACGCTCAAGTTCGGCGCCTTCACGATGGGCGGTATCGGCACCGCGACCTTCGGCGCGATCGTGCTCTATCAGGTGCTAGCCACGAAGAACGAAGGTAACGGTTCCGTCACGCCGCCGGCAGCTCAAGCGCGATGA